The Thermodesulfobacteriota bacterium genome has a window encoding:
- a CDS encoding MFS transporter — translation MAVFMSTLDSSIVNIALPAIMKDLKVPLTTVEWIPMIYLLTVSSLLLSFGRLSDIKGRRWVYCRGFFIFSIASLLCGVSPDAKWLIAARALQGIAAAMLMACSPALVVDAFPASERGRALGMVGTAVAAGLTAGPLLGGLIIEFFSWRAIFFINIPIGIVSAILAFQILRGTKGEIVRREPFDWKGAGLLAFGFSLFIYVIYRAYDWGFVSAPTVLLLLASIISLVWFFKIEKESNYPIFQTSLLSIRIFILPVISAAVLFISLFTVVFLMPFYLVYPYGFSIDKAGYTMVIPFAFLFFISPLSGYVSDSIGSRILCTLGMLLMSIAMFMLSNLTPSHAFISVALPLALVGIGTGIFISPNNALIMSATGQAYRGVASGSVATSRNIGMVLGVAMSGLIFNSIFHSLSGGLTLKVYKPEMEMFFMTAFKWAMRAGGIVAAMGVIVAFLRGPGTGHN, via the coding sequence GTGGCGGTTTTTATGTCGACGCTTGATAGCAGCATTGTAAATATTGCTCTGCCTGCCATCATGAAAGATTTAAAGGTTCCGCTTACAACCGTTGAATGGATACCCATGATTTATTTGTTAACTGTATCGTCACTGCTGCTTTCTTTCGGACGGCTAAGCGATATAAAGGGACGTAGATGGGTGTATTGCCGGGGTTTTTTTATTTTTTCCATTGCATCTTTATTATGTGGTGTATCACCGGATGCCAAATGGCTGATTGCTGCTCGAGCCTTGCAGGGTATTGCTGCTGCAATGCTCATGGCTTGTTCCCCCGCGCTTGTCGTTGATGCCTTTCCGGCCTCTGAAAGGGGACGGGCACTGGGAATGGTGGGAACAGCAGTTGCTGCAGGATTAACTGCCGGTCCGCTACTTGGCGGCCTGATTATTGAATTTTTTTCATGGCGGGCAATATTTTTTATTAATATTCCCATTGGTATCGTATCTGCGATTTTAGCTTTTCAAATTCTTAGAGGGACAAAAGGTGAAATTGTTAGAAGAGAACCTTTTGACTGGAAAGGCGCAGGATTGCTGGCGTTCGGATTTAGCCTGTTTATTTATGTAATATATAGGGCGTATGACTGGGGATTTGTTTCTGCACCAACAGTTTTACTTTTATTGGCTTCAATTATTTCTCTGGTGTGGTTTTTCAAGATTGAAAAAGAATCGAATTATCCTATATTTCAAACGTCTCTGTTAAGCATTCGTATCTTTATTTTGCCGGTTATCTCAGCGGCCGTACTATTTATCAGTCTTTTTACTGTGGTCTTCCTGATGCCTTTTTATCTTGTTTATCCCTATGGGTTTTCTATTGATAAAGCAGGATATACCATGGTGATCCCTTTTGCATTTCTTTTTTTTATAAGTCCTTTGTCCGGTTACGTTTCAGACAGTATCGGATCACGCATACTTTGCACATTGGGGATGCTGCTGATGTCCATCGCGATGTTTATGTTGTCTAATCTAACACCCTCACATGCATTTATTTCGGTTGCCTTGCCCCTTGCCTTGGTGGGTATCGGTACCGGAATTTTTATATCACCAAACAATGCACTCATTATGAGTGCCACCGGTCAGGCTTACCGGGGGGTGGCATCCGGTAGTGTGGCCACATCGCGGAATATTGGTATGGTATTAGGAGTAGCGATGTCAGGGCTCATTTTTAACAGTATCTTTCATTCACTTAGCGGGGGACTTACCTTAAAGGTTTATAAACCGGAAATGGAAATGTTTTTTATGACTGCCTTTAAATGGGCAATGCGTGCCGGAGGAATAGTTGCCGCAATGGGTGTGATTGTTGCCTTTTTACGCGGGCCTGGGACAGGGCATAACTAG
- a CDS encoding calcium/sodium antiporter: MVSHVIFNIFICLLSIVLMWSGANFVVTHASIIARRFNISELVIGLTVVAMGTSAPELLVTATAAFKGYADIAMSNIVGSNVFNFGIILGLMAVIKPLPTNKTIIFRDGLILFGVIVFIFLLLVWMDLALNRAAGGLLLLILLLYITFLLFKRKSIPLYTEAPNVIINSAFKNYILLLLGFVFLGFGGNFMVESATSLAKAAGVSSWVIGMTIVAGGTSFPELVTCLAASIKGRNHMLLGNLIGSDMFNFAGVLGITCIMRPIHVSPLALPSFYALIAMMATVLIFMRTRWQIGRVEGFCLILFGFARWLIDFCG; encoded by the coding sequence ATGGTTTCTCATGTGATTTTTAACATCTTTATCTGTTTGTTGAGCATCGTTTTAATGTGGAGCGGTGCTAATTTTGTTGTAACCCATGCGTCGATTATCGCCCGGCGATTTAACATTTCGGAATTGGTTATCGGTCTGACAGTTGTGGCCATGGGGACTTCCGCTCCTGAACTTTTGGTAACCGCTACAGCTGCCTTTAAAGGTTACGCGGACATTGCAATGTCAAACATTGTAGGCTCCAACGTCTTTAATTTTGGGATTATTCTGGGGCTGATGGCGGTTATTAAACCCCTGCCAACAAATAAAACCATAATCTTTAGAGACGGGTTGATTCTATTTGGCGTCATTGTTTTCATTTTTCTTCTTCTTGTTTGGATGGATCTTGCATTGAACCGTGCAGCCGGTGGCCTTCTTCTTTTAATACTTCTTTTGTATATCACCTTTCTTCTTTTTAAGAGGAAGTCTATACCACTGTACACGGAAGCGCCTAATGTGATAATAAACTCCGCTTTTAAAAATTATATTTTACTGTTGCTGGGATTTGTTTTTTTAGGCTTTGGCGGAAATTTCATGGTCGAGTCAGCCACCAGCCTGGCTAAGGCAGCAGGAGTGAGTTCCTGGGTGATCGGCATGACCATTGTTGCAGGTGGCACATCCTTTCCGGAGTTGGTCACCTGCCTGGCCGCTTCAATTAAAGGCAGAAATCATATGCTTCTTGGCAACCTTATCGGGAGCGATATGTTCAACTTTGCCGGAGTGTTGGGCATTACGTGCATCATGCGGCCCATTCACGTATCTCCTTTGGCTTTACCCAGTTTTTATGCGCTTATAGCCATGATGGCAACGGTTCTTATTTTCATGCGTACCCGATGGCAGATAGGCCGGGTGGAAGGATTTTGTCTTATCCTGTTTGGTTTTGCCAGATGGCTGATTGACTTCTGCGGTTAA
- a CDS encoding four helix bundle protein, with product MKIYQITAKFPNEERYGLTSQIRRSDVSIPSNIAEGYGRKTTLDYIGLLYISYGSAGELETQI from the coding sequence TTGAAGATATATCAAATAACAGCAAAATTCCCCAATGAAGAAAGATATGGTCTAACTTCACAGATAAGAAGATCCGATGTATCTATTCCTTCTAATATTGCAGAAGGATATGGAAGAAAGACAACCCTTGATTACATTGGTTTGCTTTACATTTCTTATGGTTCGGCTGGTGAGCTGGAAACCCAGATATGA
- a CDS encoding methyltransferase domain-containing protein: MSKIHEIVKRQFDQQATNFSNWSVTKNVEYQKAYFDFCEISSQDTLLDFACGTGEYAIFAAPKVKYVHGVDISTGMIAIAQKQANKKNINNISFLCHPVEQVPFKNKSFSIVICRSAFHHFKEYDKIFDEMTRCCQNGGRISIQDIVAHSDEKIDRFFEEFEKAVDVSHHITLPKEYIKSLYDQRNIKIKNTFEIEIELHLQEYLGHAQQSSENKKKISHLLEKGLNDPDLSKYFIIKGGDLFFKRKVFLILGEK; the protein is encoded by the coding sequence ATGTCGAAAATACATGAAATTGTAAAAAGACAATTTGACCAACAGGCAACGAATTTCAGCAACTGGTCAGTCACCAAAAATGTTGAATATCAGAAAGCTTATTTCGATTTTTGCGAAATATCTTCTCAGGATACTTTATTGGATTTTGCCTGTGGTACAGGTGAATATGCTATTTTTGCAGCACCAAAAGTTAAATATGTTCACGGTGTGGATATCTCAACAGGAATGATAGCAATAGCACAAAAACAAGCTAATAAAAAAAATATCAATAACATAAGCTTTTTATGCCACCCAGTTGAGCAAGTTCCATTTAAAAACAAATCGTTCTCAATCGTTATCTGTCGATCCGCATTTCATCACTTTAAGGAATATGATAAAATTTTTGATGAAATGACTCGGTGTTGCCAAAATGGTGGGCGTATCAGCATACAAGATATTGTCGCCCATTCAGATGAAAAGATCGATCGATTTTTTGAAGAATTCGAAAAAGCAGTGGATGTGAGTCATCATATCACACTACCAAAAGAATACATTAAAAGCTTGTATGACCAAAGAAATATAAAAATTAAGAATACCTTTGAGATTGAGATTGAGCTGCATCTTCAAGAATATCTCGGGCATGCCCAGCAATCGTCAGAAAACAAAAAAAAGATTAGCCACTTGTTAGAAAAAGGTTTAAACGATCCCGATCTTTCTAAATATTTTATCATAAAAGGTGGAGATCTTTTTTTTAAACGAAAAGTGTTTTTAATATTAGGCGAAAAATAA
- a CDS encoding DUF4124 domain-containing protein, producing the protein MRYLPILGLCGIVLFFIPDLHADRIYSWTDENGVRRYSNTEPSNDAKDVQIIKEIPHTRDDDKKSGQNESELERIIDELETENRAAKIEREERDKKIEEEKKKTAQDKLNKKIQKEKERLQNEIKRIEQMPTGFRSVKGRPISNYFSLAMKKSKIKEYQEKIDLLERSPEEYFSANTP; encoded by the coding sequence ATGAGGTATTTGCCGATACTTGGATTATGCGGAATCGTTCTGTTCTTTATCCCCGATCTCCATGCTGACAGAATTTACTCCTGGACAGACGAAAACGGTGTCAGGCGATACAGTAATACCGAACCAAGCAATGATGCAAAAGATGTCCAAATCATCAAAGAAATTCCTCACACCCGGGACGACGATAAGAAATCAGGACAAAACGAGAGTGAACTCGAACGAATAATAGATGAACTGGAAACCGAAAACAGAGCAGCAAAAATTGAAAGGGAAGAAAGAGACAAAAAAATTGAAGAAGAAAAAAAGAAGACGGCTCAAGACAAATTAAATAAGAAAATACAAAAAGAAAAAGAGCGTCTTCAGAATGAAATCAAACGGATTGAGCAGATGCCTACTGGCTTCAGGAGTGTTAAAGGGCGGCCTATTAGCAATTATTTCTCTCTGGCAATGAAAAAGTCCAAGATAAAAGAATATCAGGAAAAAATAGACCTGCTTGAACGTTCTCCTGAAGAGTATTTCTCTGCCAACACACCATAA
- a CDS encoding ADP-ribosylglycohydrolase family protein: protein MKLKAKGMVMASFVADSLALGAHWVYNTHVIERKFGRVEHLEKPLGKSYHGIKNEGDFTHYGDQTLVLLESIAECSGFDLARFSHSWKSLFKSYDGYFDKATKETLENFAAGSGPDSSGSDSTDLAGAARIAPIVYTYTEDLDTMITASRSQTLMSHRNPLVVESAEFFARVIWDVLRGSTPTEALERVRREDLKEDTLAKWVDEGLKSTGVDTVSAIDSFGQACEIDMALPSTIHLIAKYENDLNASLIENVMAGGDSASRGMLAGMILGAHLGYDAISATWIGELNKADKIIRLLDMIDDR from the coding sequence ATGAAACTAAAAGCAAAAGGCATGGTTATGGCATCTTTTGTAGCAGACTCACTGGCGCTCGGTGCTCACTGGGTATATAATACCCATGTGATTGAAAGAAAATTCGGCAGGGTTGAACATCTGGAAAAACCCCTTGGCAAATCGTATCACGGAATAAAAAACGAGGGGGATTTCACCCATTACGGAGATCAGACACTGGTACTGCTGGAATCCATTGCAGAGTGTTCGGGATTTGATCTTGCCCGTTTTTCCCATAGCTGGAAAAGCCTTTTTAAAAGCTACGACGGGTATTTCGACAAAGCGACCAAAGAAACCCTCGAAAATTTTGCTGCAGGCAGTGGTCCCGATTCCTCTGGCTCCGATTCCACCGACCTTGCCGGTGCTGCCCGTATCGCCCCGATTGTATATACGTACACTGAAGACCTGGACACCATGATCACTGCATCCAGGTCACAAACATTGATGAGCCATCGTAATCCGCTGGTTGTCGAAAGTGCGGAATTTTTTGCCAGGGTTATCTGGGATGTACTGAGGGGTAGTACACCCACAGAAGCCCTGGAACGTGTGCGCAGGGAAGATTTGAAGGAAGACACCCTGGCTAAATGGGTGGATGAAGGGCTAAAAAGTACCGGTGTGGACACCGTATCCGCCATCGATAGCTTCGGCCAGGCGTGTGAAATCGATATGGCACTTCCTTCGACGATTCATTTGATTGCCAAATATGAAAATGATCTAAATGCCTCTCTAATAGAAAATGTTATGGCCGGCGGTGACTCCGCATCAAGGGGGATGTTGGCTGGTATGATTCTCGGCGCACATTTGGGGTATGACGCCATTTCGGCAACATGGATAGGTGAGTTAAATAAAGCAGATAAAATTATTCGACTGCTTGATATGATCGATGATCGATAA
- a CDS encoding rubrerythrin family protein, with amino-acid sequence MKDKTKKNIYTSFIGEAKAYFRLLAYAEKADEEEVPQIALLFRAIAEAERVHATRQLYLVKDMIVKDTDTNLEMSFQREKSVSENEYPKFLKDAEDEGEKAAALAFSHARDAESFHAKLYERAIYHVIKDTANAYHVCQVCGYVTDKKIPDECPICGAPKDKFKTIQ; translated from the coding sequence CGAAAAAAAATATTTATACATCATTTATCGGTGAGGCAAAAGCGTATTTCAGGCTGTTGGCCTATGCGGAAAAGGCGGACGAGGAAGAAGTACCGCAAATCGCACTGTTGTTTCGGGCCATCGCAGAAGCGGAACGGGTGCATGCCACTCGCCAGTTATACCTGGTGAAAGACATGATCGTTAAAGATACGGACACCAACCTGGAAATGTCTTTTCAACGGGAAAAATCCGTCAGTGAAAATGAATATCCGAAATTTTTGAAAGATGCCGAAGATGAAGGGGAAAAAGCGGCCGCTTTGGCTTTCAGCCATGCCCGAGATGCAGAATCCTTTCATGCGAAGCTATATGAACGCGCCATCTATCATGTGATCAAGGATACCGCAAATGCCTATCATGTATGCCAGGTGTGCGGCTATGTCACCGATAAAAAGATCCCGGACGAATGTCCGATCTGCGGGGCGCCGAAAGATAAATTTAAAACCATACAATGA